One window of Bacillus sp. THAF10 genomic DNA carries:
- a CDS encoding transglutaminase domain-containing protein, with protein MAINYSFVATLLLSGSLLLTACTDKNATSMNESQSPEAITDPLTQEVNEKNEKLNLKALQLTTYAQEVGASLQAPVHQEFSANGTVEIKGTVEKHEELKSNYVWIKINAKKEHPLGQQMDYYTPIKNGEFTQTISLFNGEDEYEVIVQLPDSKQENYYYDLASFTVHNVNPEIQRDVTMTTFGQDAGLKLDYASSYVKAAEQISFSGIVESTEIMIRLKKDADTWKHIVPVKNGEFSMMVPLFYGRGLHELEILVPDKERENYYQPATTILIENDSDRVMQPLEFYRAYDERGVTLLQPTFGGDEAEGTYSVKGYLNPSAEFAKETTHIYVSTKKGEDEALDVIPVENMAFDGSFYLRFGSGTYEVTLSVPEITEENSDRFRFYGFATFDVTSNAEDQRDLLPSRGVQSDAPQIISLAQDLTAEKSSTRDKTLAIFEYVAKNITYDVKKYKNNEFRWDDSALKTLERKTGVCQDYAYLTIALLRASGIEARYVEGRAGSPWPGNHAWVEANIDGEWVEMDPTWGSGYLDREDRFVPAYNVDYFDPDPDELGKTHTRTGVQY; from the coding sequence ATGGCCATTAACTATTCCTTTGTTGCGACATTACTGTTAAGTGGTTCCCTGTTATTAACAGCATGCACGGATAAAAATGCCACCAGCATGAATGAATCCCAATCACCTGAAGCAATAACAGACCCTCTGACACAGGAAGTAAATGAGAAAAATGAGAAGTTGAACTTAAAGGCTCTTCAGCTGACAACCTATGCCCAAGAAGTAGGTGCTAGCCTTCAAGCCCCTGTCCATCAAGAATTTTCAGCCAACGGTACTGTAGAGATTAAAGGTACGGTAGAAAAGCATGAAGAACTGAAATCCAATTATGTTTGGATAAAAATTAATGCAAAAAAGGAACATCCACTAGGCCAGCAAATGGATTACTATACTCCCATAAAAAATGGAGAATTTACCCAGACCATCTCGCTCTTTAACGGAGAAGATGAATATGAGGTTATTGTTCAGCTTCCTGACAGCAAACAAGAAAACTACTACTATGATCTTGCAAGCTTCACTGTACATAATGTAAATCCTGAAATTCAGCGAGATGTGACCATGACTACTTTTGGTCAAGACGCTGGCCTAAAGCTAGATTATGCTTCAAGCTATGTGAAAGCAGCCGAACAAATTTCATTTTCAGGGATTGTAGAAAGCACGGAAATTATGATTCGTCTTAAAAAGGACGCTGACACCTGGAAGCATATTGTTCCTGTTAAAAATGGAGAGTTTTCAATGATGGTTCCGCTCTTTTATGGCCGTGGCCTTCACGAGCTTGAGATCCTTGTCCCTGACAAAGAACGTGAAAATTACTATCAACCAGCAACCACTATCCTCATTGAAAATGACTCAGACCGTGTCATGCAGCCTCTCGAGTTTTACAGAGCATATGATGAACGAGGGGTTACACTTCTCCAACCAACATTTGGTGGCGATGAAGCAGAGGGAACCTATTCGGTAAAAGGATATTTGAATCCAAGCGCGGAGTTTGCAAAAGAAACGACCCACATTTATGTCAGCACCAAAAAAGGGGAGGACGAAGCACTCGATGTCATTCCAGTGGAAAATATGGCATTCGATGGCTCTTTTTACTTACGCTTCGGTTCTGGGACGTACGAAGTCACATTAAGCGTGCCAGAAATCACAGAGGAGAATAGTGACCGATTCCGTTTTTATGGCTTTGCAACGTTTGACGTGACATCAAATGCTGAGGATCAACGCGACCTATTGCCATCTAGAGGTGTCCAATCAGATGCACCACAGATTATAAGCTTGGCCCAAGACTTAACTGCCGAAAAATCCTCCACACGGGATAAAACTCTCGCAATCTTTGAGTATGTGGCCAAGAACATTACCTATGATGTGAAAAAATATAAAAACAATGAATTCAGATGGGATGACAGTGCCCTAAAAACCTTAGAGCGAAAAACCGGTGTTTGTCAGGATTACGCCTACTTAACCATTGCGCTTTTGCGTGCAAGCGGTATTGAAGCGAGATATGTAGAAGGCCGTGCTGGCTCACCTTGGCCTGGAAATCATGCATGGGTGGAAGCAAACATCGATGGTGAGTGGGTGGAAATGGATCCAACCTGGGGCTCTGGCTACCTAGACCGTGAGGATAGATTTGTTCCAGCGTATAATGTTGATTACTTTGATCCAGATCCTGATGAACTTGGGAAAACTCATACTCGTACTGGAGTTCAATATTAA
- a CDS encoding HD domain-containing phosphohydrolase — translation MAFTIGKKGTSLEQVTLNNFDMSLIAKGNGTEVILQNIAKGNIFYVYPSENEEVMEFFYILSGEVLCEVNGEKINLGPQDYFTATDIEVPVHFSALTDVTYIWVITEPTFHQLSDSIRSLREVVQRVELRDRYTFNHSERVAEYSIKIAKKFTLSTDRLENLFIASILHDIGKINIPSEVLNKPAKLTKEEFDLIKKHPGDGAEMVKDLYYGDNIATIIEQHHERLNGVGYPKGLKGDEILLEARIIAVSDTFDAMTEDRAYREAFTPEFAVEELKRLSPSQYDEDVVNALIEILEEEGKLKKTAQTHE, via the coding sequence GTGGCTTTTACGATAGGAAAGAAAGGTACCAGCTTAGAACAAGTTACTTTAAACAATTTTGATATGAGTCTGATAGCCAAAGGTAATGGGACAGAAGTCATACTCCAAAATATTGCAAAGGGAAATATTTTTTATGTTTATCCTAGCGAAAATGAAGAAGTAATGGAATTTTTCTACATTCTGAGTGGTGAGGTACTTTGTGAGGTTAATGGTGAAAAAATTAATTTAGGTCCACAAGACTATTTTACTGCAACAGATATAGAAGTCCCTGTTCACTTTTCAGCTCTTACAGATGTAACTTACATTTGGGTTATTACAGAACCAACCTTTCATCAACTAAGTGATAGTATCAGATCTCTGAGGGAAGTTGTTCAAAGAGTGGAACTAAGAGATAGATATACTTTTAATCATAGTGAGAGAGTTGCAGAGTATTCCATAAAAATCGCAAAAAAGTTTACTTTATCGACGGATAGACTTGAAAATCTATTCATTGCTTCTATCCTTCATGATATAGGAAAAATTAATATCCCATCGGAAGTTTTAAACAAACCTGCAAAACTAACAAAAGAAGAGTTCGATCTAATAAAAAAACATCCAGGTGACGGTGCGGAAATGGTGAAAGACCTATATTATGGGGATAACATCGCTACCATTATCGAACAACACCACGAACGCCTGAATGGAGTAGGATATCCTAAAGGGCTAAAAGGTGATGAAATTTTATTAGAAGCTCGTATCATCGCAGTTAGTGACACGTTTGATGCAATGACAGAGGATCGTGCGTATAGAGAAGCATTTACACCAGAGTTTGCAGTAGAGGAATTAAAAAGACTTTCGCCTTCTCAGTATGATGAAGATGTAGTTAACGCACTTATAGAAATTTTAGAAGAAGAAGGCAAGCTAAAGAAAACAGCTCAAACACATGAATAA
- a CDS encoding DUF3169 family protein, whose translation MTYKKLFLIGLIISFGCLILGGVIGASVAIFENYFPNGYIVFPYDFLYALLFLVIGSLFIFFLKNLVKYKHLQRMQHANDEDRVAALLEKTCFTLLYSTSFMIVVSFMWLAIAVGHFKAGPPQEQFWFVTLNTIAAGLSFVLTGVAQYYAVKIHNKQFPDRRYNIFSPDPQKEYFKQLDEGEKFLTYQASFSVFRKMTFVFCFALGGLLCYGSFVQFHIVPILLVGGLWLTMYIIHYQESKKQFSVEG comes from the coding sequence GTGACATATAAAAAGCTTTTTCTGATAGGTCTCATCATATCATTTGGCTGTCTTATCTTAGGTGGAGTAATTGGTGCATCAGTTGCAATTTTTGAAAATTATTTTCCAAACGGGTATATTGTTTTTCCATATGATTTTCTATATGCCTTACTATTTCTTGTCATAGGGAGTCTTTTCATTTTCTTCTTGAAAAATCTAGTAAAATACAAACATCTTCAGCGAATGCAGCATGCCAATGATGAAGATAGAGTTGCCGCATTGCTGGAGAAAACGTGTTTCACTCTCCTCTACTCCACTTCCTTCATGATAGTAGTATCCTTCATGTGGTTGGCAATTGCAGTGGGTCATTTCAAAGCTGGTCCACCCCAAGAACAGTTTTGGTTTGTGACCTTGAACACGATAGCAGCAGGGCTATCCTTTGTTTTGACTGGCGTGGCGCAATACTATGCAGTAAAAATTCACAATAAGCAATTCCCTGACAGGAGGTACAATATTTTTTCTCCTGATCCGCAAAAGGAATATTTTAAACAACTAGACGAAGGGGAGAAGTTTTTAACCTACCAAGCATCCTTTTCCGTTTTTCGGAAAATGACCTTTGTTTTTTGTTTCGCTTTAGGAGGGCTCCTTTGCTACGGTTCTTTTGTTCAGTTTCATATCGTTCCTATCTTACTTGTTGGTGGACTTTGGTTAACGATGTATATTATTCATTATCAGGAAAGTAAGAAGCAGTTTTCAGTGGAAGGGTAA
- a CDS encoding nucleotidyltransferase domain-containing protein — protein sequence MKQELAVQKISESLKKDKRVHAIFLKGSMGRNEHDEFSDVDLYCLVKEADESEFLQDRITHLSSYKSIKFYEHIFIIAPQTIAVFEDFLHVDLFTVTEKTFKKKDYFKVLYDPDGRLEQFKKTQDLCLSQGEYEDCVYDVAWYLFQYHKAARRRNDLWAVDMLRYVFGNLARVLLHRYSPDRAQLGIKALEQELPVEVLLKVKEISNLMTPNQHLNSVACLVRLLADELDWLQGQLGKETQAGEFLLEMVGVLHEWKG from the coding sequence ATGAAGCAAGAGCTAGCGGTACAGAAGATTTCCGAGAGTTTAAAAAAGGACAAGCGTGTTCATGCCATCTTTTTGAAGGGGTCGATGGGAAGGAACGAGCACGATGAGTTTTCTGATGTGGATTTGTACTGTCTTGTAAAAGAAGCAGATGAGAGTGAGTTTTTGCAGGACCGCATCACTCATTTGTCCTCATATAAAAGCATCAAATTCTATGAGCATATTTTTATCATTGCACCCCAAACGATTGCTGTTTTTGAAGACTTTTTGCATGTGGACCTTTTCACGGTGACTGAGAAAACTTTTAAAAAGAAGGATTACTTTAAGGTGCTGTATGATCCAGATGGAAGGCTTGAACAATTTAAGAAGACACAAGATTTATGTTTGTCGCAAGGAGAGTATGAAGACTGTGTTTATGATGTTGCATGGTATCTTTTTCAATATCATAAAGCAGCGAGAAGAAGAAACGATTTATGGGCGGTGGATATGTTGCGTTATGTGTTTGGAAATTTGGCGCGGGTGTTGCTGCACCGATATTCTCCAGATAGGGCCCAGCTTGGGATTAAGGCGTTAGAGCAAGAGCTTCCTGTTGAGGTACTTTTGAAAGTAAAAGAGATTAGTAATCTGATGACTCCTAATCAGCATCTTAACTCCGTTGCTTGTTTGGTAAGGTTGCTAGCGGATGAGTTGGATTGGTTGCAAGGACAGCTTGGGAAGGAGACACAGGCGGGAGAGTTTTTGCTTGAGATGGTAGGAGTTTTGCATGAGTGGAAGGGTTAG
- a CDS encoding type 1 glutamine amidotransferase domain-containing protein, translated as MSKHVLMVVTTADKMNGGHETGLWLSEFGEAYLEFVKKGYEVTVASPKGGSVPVDARSIENDTPKEILDTAMHLENTLRLSEVSDGSLFDAIFLPGGHGTMFDFPDNDTLKELIRVIYDEGKIVAAVCHGPAGLVEVILEDETPLVAGKKVTAFTNSEEKETTLDEHMPFLLESRLRKLGAEFIATANWTDHVQVDGNLITGQNPQSTISVAKEVIRKLG; from the coding sequence ATGAGCAAGCACGTACTTATGGTTGTTACAACTGCAGATAAGATGAACGGGGGACATGAAACAGGATTGTGGCTCTCAGAATTTGGTGAAGCATACTTAGAATTTGTAAAGAAGGGCTATGAGGTAACCGTTGCAAGTCCCAAGGGTGGGAGTGTACCGGTTGATGCTAGAAGTATTGAGAATGATACGCCAAAAGAAATTCTTGATACGGCCATGCATCTTGAAAATACGTTGAGGCTGTCTGAAGTAAGTGATGGATCGTTATTTGATGCTATTTTCTTACCTGGTGGACACGGAACAATGTTTGATTTTCCTGATAATGACACGTTAAAGGAATTGATTCGTGTTATTTATGATGAAGGAAAAATTGTTGCCGCAGTGTGCCATGGTCCAGCAGGACTTGTAGAAGTAATATTAGAGGATGAAACACCGCTTGTAGCCGGCAAGAAGGTAACTGCCTTTACCAACTCAGAGGAAAAAGAAACAACCTTAGATGAGCATATGCCTTTCTTATTAGAATCTCGTCTTCGTAAGCTAGGGGCAGAATTTATTGCCACTGCGAACTGGACAGATCATGTGCAGGTGGATGGCAATTTGATTACAGGTCAAAATCCACAATCTACTATAAGTGTGGCAAAAGAGGTTATACGAAAATTAGGGTAA
- a CDS encoding cupin domain-containing protein yields MTKEMDYSSPKTQFFFDMNKSNLMAKDNQNYINIVGEKQLNTLDNVSLLDIFLSKDNVVEPHYHQNAAETVYCISGAALVAIFNPFTKQLLNYQITPGQVANVPQGWWHYEIATMDNTHLLAIFNAGTPEVILGSDLLTFTPANVMAHTYCMNEEAWKQTTAPVEAGTFIGPTVNCQRQYYQNQRSPYPYRYY; encoded by the coding sequence ATGACAAAGGAAATGGACTATAGCTCCCCTAAAACTCAGTTCTTTTTTGATATGAATAAAAGTAATTTAATGGCGAAGGATAACCAAAATTACATTAATATCGTCGGAGAAAAACAGCTTAATACGTTAGATAATGTGTCTTTATTGGATATTTTTTTGAGTAAGGATAATGTAGTAGAACCTCATTACCATCAAAATGCAGCTGAGACTGTCTATTGTATTTCTGGGGCAGCGCTTGTGGCAATTTTTAATCCCTTTACTAAGCAGCTGTTGAATTATCAAATCACTCCAGGTCAAGTAGCGAATGTCCCCCAAGGCTGGTGGCATTATGAAATTGCAACGATGGATAATACGCATCTACTAGCCATTTTTAATGCCGGCACCCCTGAAGTAATACTTGGGTCAGATTTATTAACATTTACCCCAGCTAATGTAATGGCGCACACATACTGTATGAATGAGGAAGCCTGGAAACAAACCACTGCACCTGTGGAGGCTGGTACGTTTATCGGACCAACCGTTAATTGTCAACGGCAGTATTATCAGAATCAGCGTTCTCCCTATCCTTATAGATACTATTGA
- a CDS encoding DUF2178 domain-containing protein has product MGKFKMFSIVISSLVLLVIVGFGIFNWFSKGFIDLNAMFAGAIAVGWLFNALTWGDINGDETKDELDKHIQTQSAKIGYFILMTLAFLILVITEGVGNLNDIQNVPLAVVVFLSLAVLPVTEFFYARKFR; this is encoded by the coding sequence ATGGGGAAATTCAAAATGTTTAGCATTGTTATATCGTCATTGGTTTTGCTCGTTATAGTTGGTTTTGGCATATTTAATTGGTTTTCTAAAGGTTTCATAGATTTAAATGCGATGTTTGCAGGCGCAATTGCAGTTGGGTGGTTGTTCAATGCATTAACCTGGGGAGATATTAATGGAGATGAAACAAAAGATGAGCTGGATAAACATATCCAAACGCAAAGTGCTAAAATCGGCTATTTTATCTTAATGACTTTGGCGTTCTTAATCTTGGTCATTACAGAGGGCGTAGGTAACTTAAATGATATTCAAAATGTGCCACTTGCGGTCGTGGTGTTTTTATCCTTAGCTGTTCTCCCAGTAACAGAGTTTTTTTACGCTCGGAAATTCAGATGA
- a CDS encoding fatty acid desaturase: MTAQTKNLRKQVAPFEKANLKKSIWQMINTLVPFFTLWYLTYISLSVSYWLALVPAIFAAGFMTRIFIIFHDCTHYSFFKSRKANRFVGTIMGVITLFPFDQWGHDHSVHHATSGNLDKRGVGDIWTLTVEEYKEASSFTKFKYRLYRNPIVMFGLGPIYTFLIKNRFNRKDARQKEKYNLYLTNLLILLVVVGLSLLIGWQNFLIVHGTIFMIAGIVGIWLFYVQHTFEDSYFEMDKDWEYVLAAVEGSSFYKLPKVMQFLTGNIGYHHIHHLSPRVPNYELEKCHENTPPLHHVPTITLATSLKSLKFRLWDESSKNFVSFREAKKLVRHTVSTAKINPEL; encoded by the coding sequence ATGACAGCTCAAACCAAAAACTTACGTAAACAAGTTGCCCCTTTCGAAAAGGCAAATTTGAAAAAAAGCATTTGGCAAATGATCAATACGTTGGTGCCATTTTTTACGCTTTGGTACCTTACTTATATTAGTTTGTCCGTATCCTATTGGCTTGCACTAGTACCTGCGATTTTTGCAGCAGGGTTTATGACTAGAATTTTCATTATTTTTCATGATTGTACACATTATTCTTTTTTCAAAAGCCGAAAAGCAAACCGATTCGTAGGAACAATTATGGGAGTGATAACACTATTCCCATTTGACCAATGGGGCCATGATCACTCGGTTCACCACGCAACCAGTGGAAACCTAGACAAGCGTGGAGTCGGTGACATCTGGACATTAACAGTAGAAGAGTATAAAGAAGCTTCTTCTTTTACAAAATTTAAATACCGTTTATATCGCAATCCGATTGTTATGTTCGGACTAGGACCTATCTATACTTTCTTAATTAAAAACCGTTTTAACAGAAAAGATGCAAGACAAAAAGAAAAGTATAACCTTTATTTAACCAACCTATTAATTTTACTTGTTGTTGTTGGATTAAGCCTATTAATTGGCTGGCAGAATTTCTTAATTGTTCACGGCACGATCTTTATGATTGCCGGTATTGTCGGAATTTGGTTATTTTATGTTCAGCACACTTTTGAGGATTCCTACTTTGAAATGGATAAGGACTGGGAGTATGTGTTAGCTGCTGTAGAGGGTAGCTCCTTTTATAAACTTCCTAAAGTAATGCAATTCTTAACAGGTAACATTGGCTACCATCATATTCATCATTTGAGCCCAAGAGTTCCTAATTATGAATTAGAAAAATGCCATGAGAACACACCACCATTACATCATGTGCCAACGATAACGTTAGCTACTAGCTTAAAGTCTTTAAAATTCAGACTTTGGGATGAAAGTAGCAAAAACTTTGTAAGCTTTAGGGAAGCAAAAAAACTCGTTCGCCACACTGTTTCTACAGCAAAAATAAATCCAGAATTATAA
- a CDS encoding multidrug resistance efflux transporter family protein, which produces MKAILTGILASMFFAVTFILNRSMELSGGSWLWSTSLRFFFMVPLLLLIVWWRGNLRQLFVEMKANPLEWGVWSFVGFVLFYAPFTFAAASGPGWLVAGTWQLTIIAGILLTPFFYKEELGKKVREKIPLKGLYISVIIFAGVALIQLQQGASISVQMLLLGVLPVSIAAIAYPLGNRKMMEVCGGRLDTFQRVLGMTLATIPVWIIVAIFGYLSVGPPSESQVLQTFIVAICSGVIATTLFFLATDMVRGNQEKLAAVEAAQSTQVLFVLAGEVVLLSTPLPNELATVGLITIIIGMLLHSFFSKSGVRPKRMAA; this is translated from the coding sequence ATGAAAGCAATACTAACAGGCATTCTTGCATCCATGTTCTTTGCTGTCACCTTTATTCTAAACCGCTCCATGGAGCTATCAGGTGGAAGCTGGCTATGGAGTACATCCCTTCGTTTCTTTTTCATGGTGCCATTATTGCTGCTTATTGTTTGGTGGCGTGGCAATTTACGGCAATTATTTGTTGAGATGAAGGCTAACCCTTTAGAATGGGGTGTTTGGAGTTTTGTCGGATTTGTCCTATTCTACGCTCCCTTTACCTTTGCTGCAGCATCTGGTCCAGGTTGGCTTGTTGCGGGGACATGGCAGTTAACCATTATTGCTGGGATACTGTTAACTCCTTTCTTTTATAAAGAGGAACTGGGGAAAAAAGTGCGAGAAAAAATCCCTTTGAAAGGGCTGTACATTTCGGTCATTATCTTTGCAGGCGTGGCCTTGATTCAATTGCAGCAAGGAGCATCGATTTCAGTACAAATGTTACTCCTTGGTGTGCTGCCTGTATCAATCGCCGCAATTGCCTACCCATTAGGTAACCGGAAGATGATGGAGGTGTGCGGAGGAAGGCTTGACACATTCCAACGGGTACTCGGCATGACATTGGCAACCATTCCGGTATGGATCATTGTTGCAATCTTTGGTTATTTATCCGTGGGCCCACCGTCAGAAAGTCAAGTGCTGCAAACCTTTATTGTTGCTATTTGTTCGGGTGTTATCGCCACTACACTTTTTTTCCTGGCAACGGACATGGTACGTGGGAATCAAGAAAAACTTGCTGCTGTCGAAGCCGCCCAATCAACACAAGTGCTTTTCGTGTTAGCTGGCGAAGTTGTACTTCTCTCAACACCTCTGCCAAATGAACTGGCAACCGTTGGCTTGATTACTATCATTATTGGAATGCTACTTCATAGCTTTTTTAGCAAAAGCGGCGTTCGACCTAAGCGGATGGCAGCTTGA
- a CDS encoding helix-turn-helix transcriptional regulator — protein sequence MEFRNRLKELRARDGLNQTELAKKIGASRQTVSLMERGDYAPSVVLAIKIARVFHEKVEDIFILEGEKEE from the coding sequence GTGGAGTTCCGAAACAGATTAAAGGAGCTTAGAGCTAGAGATGGGCTAAATCAAACGGAATTGGCGAAAAAAATTGGGGCGTCGAGGCAAACGGTTAGCCTTATGGAGCGAGGAGATTATGCTCCTTCCGTGGTGTTGGCCATTAAGATTGCCAGAGTTTTTCATGAAAAAGTAGAAGACATTTTTATTTTGGAGGGGGAGAAGGAAGAGTGA
- a CDS encoding PLP-dependent aminotransferase family protein, whose amino-acid sequence MSNLDRFFPNTIQHALHKSPPGAWMPSVPKGCIRLSSGYPDPSLVPSVELKEAVSVLLTEEKDLPLHYIGSPRIDNLKAFLQKRQEERGFPASEDELLITSGACQAIDLIARILLDEESVVIVEAPTYMEALEIFQNYTSQIISVPIDEEGLQTKVLEQLLSKRKAEGLPTPKLLYTIPTFQNPTGTTMSLKRRKQLLELAEEYDFLILEDDAYGELAFSESPVPLKALDKSERVLYVGSLSKVVAPGMRIGWIAAAKRFIEALFWFKKDLDHPFSHASMAVLLESMNYQERLDKLSARYKEKCAAMLAALEKYMPESVSWFVPKGGYFVWVRIPGTDTSQLLQRASEAGVSFLPGKYFFLNQNDGKEYLRLSFSFEREEEIEKGIRLLSEIVLEKPVTPLE is encoded by the coding sequence ATGTCAAACCTAGACCGCTTTTTCCCAAACACAATCCAACATGCTCTACATAAAAGTCCTCCAGGTGCATGGATGCCTTCTGTGCCAAAAGGATGTATCCGCCTAAGCTCTGGCTATCCGGATCCTTCGCTTGTGCCAAGTGTTGAATTAAAGGAGGCAGTGTCGGTCTTATTGACTGAAGAAAAGGATCTGCCCCTCCACTATATAGGCAGTCCGAGAATTGATAATTTGAAAGCATTTCTTCAAAAAAGACAAGAGGAACGGGGTTTTCCTGCATCAGAGGATGAACTCTTAATAACTTCGGGGGCTTGCCAGGCTATTGACCTGATTGCTCGTATTCTTCTAGATGAAGAGTCTGTGGTCATCGTGGAAGCACCAACTTATATGGAGGCACTAGAGATTTTTCAGAACTACACTAGCCAAATTATTAGTGTTCCAATAGATGAGGAAGGGCTGCAAACAAAAGTGCTAGAACAGCTCCTTTCTAAAAGAAAAGCAGAGGGACTACCTACTCCAAAGCTTCTCTACACCATCCCTACTTTTCAAAATCCAACTGGAACCACGATGTCACTAAAACGTCGGAAACAACTGTTAGAGCTTGCAGAGGAATATGATTTTTTAATTCTTGAGGATGACGCGTACGGGGAGCTTGCTTTTAGCGAAAGTCCTGTTCCGCTAAAAGCGCTCGACAAAAGTGAGCGGGTACTGTATGTGGGTTCGCTATCAAAAGTGGTGGCACCAGGCATGAGGATTGGGTGGATCGCTGCAGCAAAGAGGTTTATTGAGGCGTTATTTTGGTTTAAAAAGGACCTTGATCATCCGTTTTCTCACGCTTCCATGGCTGTACTTTTAGAGAGCATGAATTATCAGGAACGATTGGACAAGCTAAGTGCACGGTATAAAGAAAAGTGTGCGGCGATGCTTGCTGCGCTTGAAAAGTATATGCCGGAGTCCGTGAGTTGGTTTGTTCCCAAAGGAGGGTACTTTGTTTGGGTACGAATCCCAGGAACAGACACGTCACAGCTACTTCAAAGAGCGAGTGAAGCAGGAGTTTCCTTCCTTCCAGGGAAGTATTTTTTCTTAAATCAAAACGATGGTAAAGAGTACTTAAGACTTTCCTTCAGCTTTGAAAGGGAGGAAGAGATTGAAAAAGGAATTCGACTTTTAAGTGAGATAGTATTAGAAAAGCCAGTTACTCCACTCGAGTAA
- a CDS encoding helix-turn-helix transcriptional regulator, with protein sequence MKNQIKQLREEKGISQGKLGELCNVSRQTINAIENEKYDPSLQLAFDLAKHLGITVDELFIRREG encoded by the coding sequence GTGAAAAATCAAATCAAACAGTTACGAGAGGAAAAAGGGATTTCGCAAGGAAAGCTTGGGGAGTTATGTAATGTCAGTCGGCAAACGATCAATGCGATAGAAAATGAAAAATATGACCCGAGCCTGCAGCTAGCGTTTGATCTTGCAAAGCATCTCGGGATTACAGTTGATGAATTGTTCATTAGAAGGGAAGGGTAA